The genomic interval ATACGGGATCGGCGGGACGGGCGGGGGCCGCAGGGAGGATGCGGTCGCTCATGCTTTTTCTTCGCCTTCATTTGGGGGGTGCTGTGCGGTACCGGGCCGCACGATGGTGTTGAGAGTGATCTCGACGTGTTCGAGGTGAGCGGCCATGGCCTGCACCGCCGCTCCCTCGGAGCCGCCGACAATCGCCTCTACGAGGGCCCGGTGCTCAAGGTCCGACTGGCGTCGTCGGTCCCCGAGTTGGTTCAGGAAGGTTGACTGCCGGGCGAGGGCGTCCCTGATCTCCTTGATGATCTTGTGGAAGACAGGGTTGCCCGACGCCTGGGCGATGGAGATGTGGAAGAGCGTGTCGAGCGCCACCCATGCGGTGGGGTCGGGCTCCTGCTCCATCTTCCCGATCAGGTGCGTCAGCAGGTCCACATCGTCCTGCGTGCGCCGGGTAGCAGCGTAACCCGCGACGGGGATCTCGACGTGCCGTCGCACTTCGAGCAGGTCCCGGGCGGAGTACGCGCCGAAGATCGGGTTCTGGTCGGGTCCGCTCGCCGCGACGTACGTCCCCTTGCCGGCCCTGGACACCGTGAGGCCGAGCGCCTGGAGTGCGCGCAGGGCCTCCCGTACGACGGAACGGCTGACCTCGAAGCGCTTTCCGAGCTCGGCCTCCGTGGGGAGCTTCTCGCCGACGGCGAGTTCACCCTGCTCTATGGCGTCCCGGAGGTGGGTGAGGACGGCTTCCATCGCACTGATGCGCCGGGGTGCGCCGCCACCTGTCCGGCTGTCTGACAAGACCATGCGCTGAATGCTCGGAGGTGAGGCATGCAAGCGTCAAGAGTGAACAGCGAGTTGATTTAAAACGTCAAAAAGGATAAAGGGGTGGACATTATGGGGCGAGGACATCGAGCTCCTGAAGGGCCCCGACGGCGATCTGGCGCGTCAGCTCCTCCGCGCGCGCGGCATCGCCTTCCCTTACGGCTTCGGCGACTTGGACGTGCAGGGTGACGGCCGCCGGGTCCGGATCCTCGAACATCACCTGGTGCCGGGTACGTCCGCTCAGCACCTCGGCGACCACGTCGCCGAGCCGGGCGAACATCTCATTGCCCGAGGCGCGCAGCACGACCCGGTGGAAGGCGATGTCGTGCACGAGGTACGCGTCGAGCTGCCGGCCGCGCGAGGTCGCCACCATGCCCAGCGCGTGTTCCGTGAGATCCGCGCACTGCTCCGGGGTCGCGAACCGGGCGGCGAGTCCGGCGGCGACCGGCTCCACGGCGGAGCGCAGCACGGTCAGTGAGCGCAGCTGGCGCGGCCGGTCGGCGCCGGCCAGCCGCCACCGGATGACCTGCGGATCGTAGACATTCCACTCCTCGGTGGGGCGCACGGTCACGCCCACGCGGCGCCGGGACTCCACGAGGTGCATCGACTCCAGGACCCGGACGGCCTCGCGGACGACGGTGCGCGAGACGTCGAAGCGCTGAGCCAGCTCGTCCGTGCGCAACACGCTGCCGGGAGGGTACTCACCGGCTGTGATCGCAGGGCCGAGGCTCTCCAGCAGCTGCGCGTGCAGTCCCCGGGCCTGATTCTCCATGGGCTCAGCGTACGGGGCACCCTTCGGCACTCAAAAGTACGACGTTTATGTCACAGGCTCTTGAATACGTCGTATCTAAAGGGTTTCCTTAGCGCGGCGACCGCCCCCGACAGCGTCGCGACAGCCGATGGACCGATGTCGTTACGGACCGATGTCGATGAAGACAGCGAGGCATCCACACATGAACAGCCCCCACGTCGTCGTGGTGATGGGCGTGGCAGGGACCGGCAAGACCACCATCGGCCCCCTGCTCGCCGACCGGCTCGGCGTTCCGTACGCCGAAGGCGACGACTTCCACCCCCCGGCCAACATCGCCAAGATGTCGGCCGGAACCCCGCTGGACGACACGGACCGGTGGCCCTGGCTCGATGCGATCGGGCAGTGGGCGCACAGCCGGGCGGGGCTCGGCGGGGTGGTGAGCAGCTCCGCGCTCAAGCGGTCCTACCGCGACCGGCTGCGCGCGGCCGCTCCCGACGCCGTGTTTCTCCATCTCACCGGCGACCGCGAGCTGATCGAGTCACGGATGCGGGAGCGCAAGGGTCACTTCATGCCCGCCGCGCTGCTCGATTCGCAGTACGCCGCCCTCCAGCCGCTGCAGGAGGACGAGGCGGGCGTGTCCGTCGATGTCACCGGCACACCGGAAGAAATCACCGAGCGAGCCGTCGCGGCCCTGCGCCGGCTCGGCAGCAAGTAGTCGGCAGCAAGTAGAAGGAAGGAACACCGTGACCAGTCTCAGCGTCGAGACGCTGGCAGCGGGCGTCGTCGAGCCGATCACCTCGGCGGGCAACGGCCAGTTGGGCATAGCAGTGCTCGCCGGCATTGCCGTCATCGTCCTGCTCATTACGAAGTTCAAGCTCCACGCCTTCCTGGCGCTGACCATTGGGTCGCTGGCGCTCGGTGCGTTCGCGGGCGCCCCGCTCGACAAGGCGATCACCAGCTTTTCGACTGGCCTCGGCAATACGGTCGCGGGCGTCGGCGTACTGATCGCGCTCGGCGCGATCCTCGGCAAGCTGCTCGCCGACTCCGGCGGCGCCGACCAGATCGTCGACACGATCCTCGCGAAGGCGAGCGGCCGTGCGATGCCGTGGGCGATGGTGCTGATCGCGAGCATCATCGGTCTGCCGCTCTTCTTCGAGGTCGGCATCGTGCTGCTGATCCCGGTGGTGCTGCTCGTCGCCAAGCGCGGCAACTACTCGCTGATGCGTATCGGCATCCCGGCGCTGGCCGGCCTGTCCGTCATGCACGGCCTGATCCCGCCGCACCCGGGACCGCTGGTCGCGATCGACGCGATCGGAGCCAACCTCGGTGTCACACTCGGCCTCGGTGTGCTCGTCGCGATCCCGACCGTGATCATCGCGGGCCCGCTCTTCTCGAAGTACGCGGCCCGCTGGGTGGACGTCCAGGCGCCGGAGAAGATGATTCCGACACGTCCCTCCAAAAACCTGGAGCCCTCCGAGGACTTGGAGCGTCGTCCGGGCTTCGGTGCCACCGTTGCCACCGTGCTGCTGCCGGTCGTGCTGATGCTGGCCAAGGCGGGCGTCGACATCGTGGTCAACGACCCGGAGAACGCCGTCCAGCGGGTCACGGACGTCATCGGCTCGCCGTTGATCGCGCTGCTCGCGGCGGTGCTGGTCGGCCTGTTCACGCTGGGCCGGGCCGCCGGTTTCACCAAGGACCGGCTCTCCTCGACCGTCGAGAAGTCCCTCGCCCCGATCGCGAGCGTGCTGATGATCGTCGGTGCGGGCGGCGGCTTCAAGCAGACGCTCATCGACGTGGGCGTGGGCCAGATGATCCTGGACTTCTCCAAGGACTGGGCGATACCGACGCTGCTGCTGGCCTGGCTGATCGCCGTCGCCATCCGGCTCGCGACGGGCTCGGCGACCGTGGCCACCATCTCGGCGGCCGGTCTGGTCGCGCCGCTGGCAGCCGACATGTCGACGTCGCACGCGGCGCTGCTGGTGCTGGCCGTCGGTGCGGGCTCGCTCTTCTTCAGCCATGTCAATGACGCCGGGTTCTGGCTGGTGAAGGAGTACTTCGGCATGAACGTCGGCCAGACGATCAAGACGTGGTCAGTGATGGAGACGATCATTTCAGTGGTCGCGCTGGGCTTCGTCCTGCTGCTGTCACTCGTCCTTCAGAGCTTGTAGATCCCTCGACTCCGCTGCCCACAGCGGGTGTTCGAGCTCCGCCCATTCGCGGTCGACGGTCCCGGTGCGCATGCCGCGCCGGGACTCCGGCCGCATCAGGGCCATCCCCACATGTCCCGCCACGACGAGGCCCATGGCGAGCGCCAGCCAGTCGTGGACGAACGTGGCGCTCGTACGCCAGAGCAGCGGGGCAAGGTCCGTGAACCACATCAGCATGCCAGTGCCGAGCATGACGAGCACCGCGCCCGCGATCCAGCTCGCGTAGACCTTCTGGCCGGCGTTGAACTTCCCGGCGGGGCGCGACCCGTGGCGGTGGTCCCGCCGCAGCGCGGCCCGCAGCCACTGCCGGTCGTGCGGCCCGAACCGGTTGAGCTTCCGGAGATCGGAGCGGAACGCCCGGGAGGCGAGGCCGAGCAGGAACGGCGCGGGGATCAGCAGCCCCGACCACTCGTGCACGGTGACCACCAGGTGCCTGCGGCCGACGAGTTCGGCGAGCTGGGGTACGTACAGACAGGCCGCCGTGGCGACGCACAGGAGGGTCAGGCCTGCGGTGGTGCGGTGGATCCAGCGTTCGGAGCGGGTGAACCGCCTGATGCGGACAGGCAGTTCAGGCTCTTCAGACTGTAGGAGCATCGTCGCGTCCGTTCGACCGGCCGACCCACGCGTCGACGTCATAGCCGAGCTCCTCCCAGTACCCGGGCCGCACCTCGGGCGTGACGGTGATGCCGGAGAGCCATTTCGCCGACTTGTAGAAGTACATGGGCGCGACATACAGCCGCACGGGGCCGCCGTGGGAGTGACTGAGGGGCTTGTCCTGCATGCGAAGGGACACCAGAACGTCTTTTCTGCGGGCCTGTTGGAGGGTGAGGCTCTCGCTGTACACACCGTCGAAGCAGGTGAAGCGGACCGCCTTGGCCTCCGGCTTCACGGCGGCGGCGGCCAGTAGCCGCGACAGTTCCACACCCTCGAAGGGGGTTTCGGGGACCCGCCATCCCGTGACGCACTGGACGTCCCGGACGATCCGTGTCTGCGGCATTCCACGCAGGTCGTCGAGCGTGTACGTGGCGGGCCGCTCGACCAGGCCGTCGATCTTGAGCCGGTAGTTGTGCGGGCCTTTGCGCGGTACGGACGAGGCGACCGAGTAGTAGCGGAAGCCGCCGCCGTTGGGGAGCAGGCCGGTCAGGCCCGTCGGGTCCTTCTCCGCCGCCGAGCCGAGGAAGGAGTCCAGGCCGCTCTGGAGGTACGGCGCGGTGGCCACGCCGGCTGCGCCGAGGCCCAGCATGCCGAGGACGAGGCGGCGGCCGACGGGTGCGCCGCCGCCGTCCGGTTCCGGTACTTGAGGAGTCACCACACGATCTGAGCATCTGCGGCCCCCGGGGGCCAGGGGCCGCAGGTGATCGTCAGACTTCCGTCACACCTGGGCGGCGGCGCTCTCCGACTCGGCGGCCTTCTCCAGCTGGAACGCCTCGTTGCCCAGGCCGATCCTGGCATGCACCTCCGGCTTCGCCGAGCGCAGAACCGCGCCGTACACCAGGCCCCCGACCAGGGCGACACCGATGACGCCCGGCAAGATCCAGCTCAGGGAGGATCCGGGGCCCGCGCCCACGAGCACGTCGAAGTCCTTCACCGTGTAGACGGCGATGGCCAGGAGCGCGAGCCCGGCGATCCCGGAGGCCACCAGCCGCCCCGCCTGCGTGCGGCCGGCACCGCGGCGTACGAAGAAGGCGATGACCGCGAGAGACGCGGCGGCCATCAGCAGGATGACGCCGAGCGCGCCGACGTTGCCCATCCAGGTGAACAGGTGCAGCACGGGGACGGTCGGGTCGCCCGCCGGCTTGTCGTCGGTGACCGCGAAGGCGAGGACGACGGCCACGGAGATGACGGACTGGAGCAGCGAGCCCGCGGCGGGTGCGCCGCTCGTCTTGTTCGTACGGCCGAAGGCAGCGGGCAGCAGGCCCTCGCGGCCCATGGCGAAGGCGTACCGCGCGACGACGTTGTGGAAGCTGAGCAGTGCCGCGAACATGCCGGTCACGAACAGGACATGGAGTACGTCGGTGAAGGTGGAGCCGAGCCTGCTCTCGGTGAGGCCGAAGAGGAGACCGGGTCCCTGCTCCCCCGCCACCTTGACGATCTGGCCGGGCCCTGTGGCGACGCTGAGCGCCCAGGCGCTGAGGGCGAGGAAGAGTGCGGCGTATCCGACCGCGAGGAACATCACGCGGGATACGACGATCTGGGGGCGGCTGGTCTCCTCCGCGTACACCGGGGCCTGCTCGAAGCCGACGAAGGCGGCGATGCAGAAGCAGAGGGCGGTGCCCAGTCCGGCGCCGGTGAGGGTCTCGGGGTTGAATGCCTGGAGCGACAGGCCTTCCTTGCCCGGGTCGGCGATCGCCGCCACGTCGAAGATCACGACGAGCGCGCACTCGACGACCAGCAG from Streptomyces spiramyceticus carries:
- a CDS encoding FadR/GntR family transcriptional regulator translates to MVLSDSRTGGGAPRRISAMEAVLTHLRDAIEQGELAVGEKLPTEAELGKRFEVSRSVVREALRALQALGLTVSRAGKGTYVAASGPDQNPIFGAYSARDLLEVRRHVEIPVAGYAATRRTQDDVDLLTHLIGKMEQEPDPTAWVALDTLFHISIAQASGNPVFHKIIKEIRDALARQSTFLNQLGDRRRQSDLEHRALVEAIVGGSEGAAVQAMAAHLEHVEITLNTIVRPGTAQHPPNEGEEKA
- a CDS encoding FadR/GntR family transcriptional regulator, encoding MENQARGLHAQLLESLGPAITAGEYPPGSVLRTDELAQRFDVSRTVVREAVRVLESMHLVESRRRVGVTVRPTEEWNVYDPQVIRWRLAGADRPRQLRSLTVLRSAVEPVAAGLAARFATPEQCADLTEHALGMVATSRGRQLDAYLVHDIAFHRVVLRASGNEMFARLGDVVAEVLSGRTRHQVMFEDPDPAAVTLHVQVAEAVREGDAARAEELTRQIAVGALQELDVLAP
- a CDS encoding gluconokinase, with amino-acid sequence MNSPHVVVVMGVAGTGKTTIGPLLADRLGVPYAEGDDFHPPANIAKMSAGTPLDDTDRWPWLDAIGQWAHSRAGLGGVVSSSALKRSYRDRLRAAAPDAVFLHLTGDRELIESRMRERKGHFMPAALLDSQYAALQPLQEDEAGVSVDVTGTPEEITERAVAALRRLGSK
- a CDS encoding GntP family permease; the protein is MTSLSVETLAAGVVEPITSAGNGQLGIAVLAGIAVIVLLITKFKLHAFLALTIGSLALGAFAGAPLDKAITSFSTGLGNTVAGVGVLIALGAILGKLLADSGGADQIVDTILAKASGRAMPWAMVLIASIIGLPLFFEVGIVLLIPVVLLVAKRGNYSLMRIGIPALAGLSVMHGLIPPHPGPLVAIDAIGANLGVTLGLGVLVAIPTVIIAGPLFSKYAARWVDVQAPEKMIPTRPSKNLEPSEDLERRPGFGATVATVLLPVVLMLAKAGVDIVVNDPENAVQRVTDVIGSPLIALLAAVLVGLFTLGRAAGFTKDRLSSTVEKSLAPIASVLMIVGAGGGFKQTLIDVGVGQMILDFSKDWAIPTLLLAWLIAVAIRLATGSATVATISAAGLVAPLAADMSTSHAALLVLAVGAGSLFFSHVNDAGFWLVKEYFGMNVGQTIKTWSVMETIISVVALGFVLLLSLVLQSL
- a CDS encoding cytochrome b/b6 domain-containing protein, translating into MLLQSEEPELPVRIRRFTRSERWIHRTTAGLTLLCVATAACLYVPQLAELVGRRHLVVTVHEWSGLLIPAPFLLGLASRAFRSDLRKLNRFGPHDRQWLRAALRRDHRHGSRPAGKFNAGQKVYASWIAGAVLVMLGTGMLMWFTDLAPLLWRTSATFVHDWLALAMGLVVAGHVGMALMRPESRRGMRTGTVDREWAELEHPLWAAESRDLQALKDE
- a CDS encoding molybdopterin-dependent oxidoreductase — encoded protein: MLGLGAAGVATAPYLQSGLDSFLGSAAEKDPTGLTGLLPNGGGFRYYSVASSVPRKGPHNYRLKIDGLVERPATYTLDDLRGMPQTRIVRDVQCVTGWRVPETPFEGVELSRLLAAAAVKPEAKAVRFTCFDGVYSESLTLQQARRKDVLVSLRMQDKPLSHSHGGPVRLYVAPMYFYKSAKWLSGITVTPEVRPGYWEELGYDVDAWVGRSNGRDDAPTV
- a CDS encoding APC family permease, with amino-acid sequence MSTGRSSTSVQSDSESGSGSEIRTYKGQERALRAGRLGTTGLLLSVLAASAPLMVVAGVMPTTYGVMGIVGQPLLFVILGVVLMLFSVGYAEMSRHVHNAGAFYAYIARGLGPTAGAGASVVALVAYSAMQVGIYGILGFEISGIFATYLDITFAWWIPALVAVVVVGALGWLKIDLNAKVLGVLLVVECALVVIFDVAAIADPGKEGLSLQAFNPETLTGAGLGTALCFCIAAFVGFEQAPVYAEETSRPQIVVSRVMFLAVGYAALFLALSAWALSVATGPGQIVKVAGEQGPGLLFGLTESRLGSTFTDVLHVLFVTGMFAALLSFHNVVARYAFAMGREGLLPAAFGRTNKTSGAPAAGSLLQSVISVAVVLAFAVTDDKPAGDPTVPVLHLFTWMGNVGALGVILLMAAASLAVIAFFVRRGAGRTQAGRLVASGIAGLALLAIAVYTVKDFDVLVGAGPGSSLSWILPGVIGVALVGGLVYGAVLRSAKPEVHARIGLGNEAFQLEKAAESESAAAQV